A stretch of the Alnus glutinosa chromosome 6, dhAlnGlut1.1, whole genome shotgun sequence genome encodes the following:
- the LOC133870371 gene encoding probable prolyl 4-hydroxylase 3 isoform X2, with product MLISPHLGQSQRDPKLGKFIVRGLVHCSRIRVWGSTMAKGRYARLQGRKLSTLTLVLSMLFVISIFLLMLLALGIFSLPISTDDSSPNDLSSFRRRSFERREGLGERREQWTEILAWEPRAFIYRNFLSKEECEYLISLAKPHMKKSTVVDSITGQSKDSRVRTSSGMFLRRGRDKIVRDVEKRIADFTFIPVEHGEGIQILHYEVGQKYEPHFDYFLDEFNTKNGGQRIATVLMYL from the exons ATGCTCATATCTCCGCATCTCGGACAATCACAGAGGGATCCAAAATTGGGGAAATTTATAGTTAGAGGCCTCGTTCACTGCTCGAgaattagggtttggggttCAACAATGGCGAAGGGAAGGTACGCTCGCTTGCAGGGCAGGAAATTGTCGACATTGACGCTCGTGCTGTCCATGCTTTTCGTGATCTCTATATTTCTTCTAATGTTACTGGCTCTCGGAATCTTCTCGCTTCCCATCAGCACCGACGATTCTTCGCCGAACGATCTCAGTTCCTTTAGGCGCAGGAGCTTTGAGAG ACGTGAAGGGCTTGGGGAGAGAAGGGAGCAGTGGACCGAAATTCTTGCTTGGGAGCCCCGGGCATTTATTTACCGCAATTTTTTG TCCAAGGAAGAATGTGAGTACTTGATAAGTCTTGCCAAACCTCATATGAAAAAGTCAACTGTTGTTGATAGCATAACAGGTCAGAGCAAAGATAGCAG GGTTCGTACCAGTTCTGGAATGTTTCTGAGGAGAGGACGAGATAAAATCGTCAGGGATGTAGAGAAAAGGATAGCAGACTTCACTTTCATACCTGTAG AGCATGGAGAGGGAATTCAAATTCTCCACTATGAAGTGGGGCAGAAATACGAACCACACTTTGATTACTTCCTTGATGAGTTCAACACCAAGAATGGAGGGCAGCGGATTGCTACTGTTCTCATGTATCTGTAA
- the LOC133870371 gene encoding probable prolyl 4-hydroxylase 3 isoform X1: MLISPHLGQSQRDPKLGKFIVRGLVHCSRIRVWGSTMAKGRYARLQGRKLSTLTLVLSMLFVISIFLLMLLALGIFSLPISTDDSSPNDLSSFRRRSFERREGLGERREQWTEILAWEPRAFIYRNFLSKEECEYLISLAKPHMKKSTVVDSITGQSKDSRVRTSSGMFLRRGRDKIVRDVEKRIADFTFIPVEHGEGIQILHYEVGQKYEPHFDYFLDEFNTKNGGQRIATVLMYLSDVEEGGETVFPVANKNFSSVPWWDELSECGKEGFSVKPKRGDALLFWSMRPDASLDPSSLHGSCPVIRGNKWSATKWMHVEEYKV; the protein is encoded by the exons ATGCTCATATCTCCGCATCTCGGACAATCACAGAGGGATCCAAAATTGGGGAAATTTATAGTTAGAGGCCTCGTTCACTGCTCGAgaattagggtttggggttCAACAATGGCGAAGGGAAGGTACGCTCGCTTGCAGGGCAGGAAATTGTCGACATTGACGCTCGTGCTGTCCATGCTTTTCGTGATCTCTATATTTCTTCTAATGTTACTGGCTCTCGGAATCTTCTCGCTTCCCATCAGCACCGACGATTCTTCGCCGAACGATCTCAGTTCCTTTAGGCGCAGGAGCTTTGAGAG ACGTGAAGGGCTTGGGGAGAGAAGGGAGCAGTGGACCGAAATTCTTGCTTGGGAGCCCCGGGCATTTATTTACCGCAATTTTTTG TCCAAGGAAGAATGTGAGTACTTGATAAGTCTTGCCAAACCTCATATGAAAAAGTCAACTGTTGTTGATAGCATAACAGGTCAGAGCAAAGATAGCAG GGTTCGTACCAGTTCTGGAATGTTTCTGAGGAGAGGACGAGATAAAATCGTCAGGGATGTAGAGAAAAGGATAGCAGACTTCACTTTCATACCTGTAG AGCATGGAGAGGGAATTCAAATTCTCCACTATGAAGTGGGGCAGAAATACGAACCACACTTTGATTACTTCCTTGATGAGTTCAACACCAAGAATGGAGGGCAGCGGATTGCTACTGTTCTCATGTATCT GTCAGATGTTGAAGAAGGAGGTGAGACTGTGTTTCCTGTGGCAAACAAAAACTTTAGCTCCGTGCCATGGTGGGATGAGTTATCTGAATGTGGTAAAGAAGGTTTCTCGGTGAAACCAAAAAGGGGCGATGCATTGCTATTTTGGAGCATGAGGCCTGATGCTTCACTAGATCCTTCAAGTTTGCACG GTAGTTGCCCTGTGATTAGAGGGAACAAATGGTCAGCTACAAAGTGGATGCATGTTGAGGAGTACAAGGTTTAA